The following proteins come from a genomic window of Flavobacterium crocinum:
- a CDS encoding glycoside hydrolase family 43 protein, whose protein sequence is MKIKYVALACLALTKMSSVYAQKNTETLSKVWVSDLGNGSYKNPIIYADYSDPDVCRVGKDYFMTASSFNCIPGLPILHSNDLVNWKLVNYALPKQPPVETYDKIQHGNGVWAPCIRFHSEEYYIFYPDPDFGIYMTKTKNPYGKWSEPVLIKAAKGIIDPAPFWDEDGKAYLGYALAGSRAGTKSVLMLCSIDPVTCMANDDEVLLFDGHKNHTTVEGPKFYKRNGYYYVFAPAGGVATGWQLILRSKSIYGPYEEKVVLEQGKTVVNGPHQGAWVDTVTGEDWFIHFQDQGAYGRVVHLNPMSWKNDWPVMGVDNDKNGIGEPVMTFKKPNVNGQYPLATPPDSDEFNEPVQGLQWQWHANKQLVWGYPSAGMGYFRLNCIPKPADFKSLWQVPNILAQKFPAEEFMATSKITFTPNFDNEQFGLVVMGRSYSSLTVKQINGQLKLMQLSAAKADKGAIETATEIATLTNNTFYFRVTVQKGGKCQFYYSLDDKKYLKAGSEFIASEGTWIGSKVGFVALREGTINNAGYADVDWFRVSKIEK, encoded by the coding sequence ATGAAAATAAAATATGTGGCATTGGCTTGTTTGGCCCTAACAAAAATGAGCAGTGTTTATGCACAAAAAAATACAGAAACGCTTTCTAAGGTTTGGGTATCCGACTTAGGCAACGGAAGTTATAAAAATCCAATTATCTACGCCGATTATTCTGATCCCGATGTTTGTCGCGTCGGAAAAGATTATTTTATGACTGCTTCGTCTTTTAATTGTATTCCGGGACTTCCAATTCTGCATTCGAATGATTTAGTCAATTGGAAATTAGTGAACTATGCTTTGCCAAAACAACCTCCTGTAGAAACCTATGATAAAATACAGCATGGTAATGGAGTTTGGGCGCCTTGCATTCGTTTTCATAGCGAAGAATATTATATTTTTTATCCTGATCCCGATTTCGGAATCTATATGACTAAAACTAAAAATCCGTACGGTAAATGGTCAGAACCTGTTTTGATTAAAGCAGCCAAAGGCATCATAGATCCTGCACCTTTTTGGGATGAAGACGGTAAGGCTTATCTGGGTTATGCATTAGCAGGAAGCCGTGCCGGAACCAAAAGTGTTCTAATGCTTTGTTCTATAGATCCTGTAACCTGTATGGCTAATGATGATGAGGTGCTTTTGTTTGATGGTCATAAAAATCATACGACTGTTGAAGGGCCTAAATTCTATAAACGAAATGGCTATTATTATGTTTTTGCGCCTGCAGGTGGTGTGGCAACAGGCTGGCAATTAATCCTGAGATCAAAATCTATTTATGGTCCATATGAAGAAAAGGTTGTTTTGGAACAAGGAAAAACAGTTGTAAATGGGCCACATCAGGGAGCTTGGGTCGATACAGTGACAGGAGAAGACTGGTTTATACATTTTCAGGATCAGGGTGCTTATGGCCGTGTGGTACATTTAAATCCAATGTCTTGGAAAAATGACTGGCCGGTTATGGGGGTAGATAATGATAAAAATGGTATTGGAGAACCGGTAATGACTTTTAAAAAGCCAAATGTAAACGGGCAATACCCTTTAGCAACACCTCCGGATTCCGACGAATTTAATGAGCCTGTACAAGGGTTGCAGTGGCAATGGCATGCAAATAAACAGTTGGTTTGGGGCTATCCTTCTGCTGGTATGGGCTATTTCCGTTTGAATTGTATTCCAAAACCAGCGGATTTTAAAAGTCTGTGGCAGGTGCCTAATATTCTGGCGCAAAAATTTCCTGCTGAAGAGTTTATGGCAACCTCTAAAATAACATTTACGCCCAATTTTGATAATGAACAATTTGGATTGGTTGTGATGGGAAGAAGCTACAGCAGTTTAACGGTAAAACAAATTAATGGTCAGTTAAAATTAATGCAGTTATCAGCTGCTAAAGCTGATAAAGGTGCAATAGAAACAGCAACCGAAATAGCAACACTTACAAATAATACTTTTTACTTTAGAGTTACAGTGCAAAAAGGAGGGAAGTGTCAGTTTTATTATAGTTTAGATGATAAAAAGTACTTAAAAGCGGGTTCTGAATTTATTGCTTCAGAAGGAACATGGATCGGTTCAAAAGTTGGTTTTGTGGCTTTAAGAGAAGGTACAATTAATAATGCCGGTTATGCTGATGTGGATTGGTTTAGAGTCTCTAAAATTGAAAAATAA
- a CDS encoding glycoside hydrolase family 88/105 protein: MFKFKKEKTKRLILRKLSFVAFLCSSVIVFGQNQKKHLSVQLAESVMYNNPNAWMTDFQQKPVWGYVQGLVSLSLQEVSKEKNNPKYFDYVKNTYADVLINDKGGIDGYRLESFKLDDVNSGKILFSLYEKTKDERYRIAIETLHQQLKKQPRIDQGAFWHKKIYINQVWLDGLYMGLPFYAQYAATFKAPEAFDDIASQLLTVDKYLKDSKTGLYYHGWDASKTVYWADPKTGLSQNFWGRGVGWVYMALIDVLEYLPKNHKDRKAVEVMFQNLTDALVKVQDPSTGVWFQVLNYPKREGNYREATASAMFVYGLAKGIQLEVLNKKYLKHLKKAYSGFRKEFIKIDTNKQIEITSCCAGAGLGPADNLVRNGTYDYYIHEAVRSNDGKAIGPFIMACLMLEKHPQWAVL; encoded by the coding sequence ATGTTTAAGTTTAAAAAAGAAAAAACAAAAAGGCTAATATTAAGAAAGCTAAGTTTTGTGGCTTTTTTGTGTAGTTCAGTTATCGTATTTGGGCAGAATCAAAAAAAGCACCTTTCAGTACAATTGGCCGAATCTGTAATGTATAATAATCCCAATGCCTGGATGACCGATTTTCAGCAAAAACCGGTATGGGGTTATGTACAAGGTTTGGTTAGTCTTTCGTTACAAGAAGTCAGCAAAGAGAAGAACAATCCAAAATATTTCGACTATGTCAAAAACACTTATGCTGATGTATTGATCAACGATAAGGGAGGTATTGATGGCTATCGTTTAGAGTCTTTTAAACTTGACGATGTTAATTCGGGTAAAATATTGTTTTCTTTATATGAAAAGACAAAAGACGAACGCTATCGTATAGCGATTGAAACACTTCATCAGCAATTAAAAAAACAACCCAGAATCGATCAGGGAGCATTTTGGCATAAGAAAATTTATATCAATCAGGTTTGGTTAGACGGTTTGTATATGGGACTTCCGTTTTATGCCCAATATGCTGCTACATTTAAAGCCCCTGAGGCTTTCGATGACATTGCCAGTCAATTACTAACTGTAGATAAATATTTAAAAGATTCCAAAACAGGATTGTATTATCACGGTTGGGATGCCAGTAAAACCGTTTACTGGGCCGATCCCAAAACCGGATTATCTCAAAATTTCTGGGGACGCGGCGTAGGATGGGTGTATATGGCATTGATTGATGTATTGGAATATCTTCCAAAAAATCATAAAGATCGTAAAGCAGTAGAAGTTATGTTTCAGAATCTGACTGATGCTCTTGTAAAAGTTCAGGATCCGTCTACAGGAGTCTGGTTTCAGGTGCTTAATTATCCAAAACGAGAAGGGAACTATCGTGAAGCCACAGCCTCAGCAATGTTTGTTTATGGCTTAGCCAAAGGAATTCAATTAGAAGTTTTAAATAAAAAATACCTTAAACACCTGAAAAAAGCCTATTCAGGTTTTAGGAAAGAGTTCATTAAAATAGACACCAATAAGCAAATAGAAATTACTTCGTGTTGCGCTGGAGCTGGTTTAGGTCCGGCAGACAATCTGGTTCGAAACGGGACTTATGATTATTATATTCATGAAGCGGTTAGATCTAATGATGGTAAAGCAATTGGTCCTTTTATAATGGCTTGTTTAATGCTGGAAAAACATCCTCAATGGGCGGTCCTTTAA
- a CDS encoding glycoside hydrolase family 95 protein has product MKIIKYKRVAGFLFFMLFAIQLNAQKLILKYDKPASNWNEALPIGNGRLGAMIFGNPQKEELQLNEETIWAGEPGNNVPKNTFGNIEAIRKLIFDKKYKEAQDLSNETFPRQAPKDLNYGMPYQTAGSVWFDFPEHEKFSNYKRDLDIENAVTSVSYKVNGISYKREILASFSDDVIIVKLTADKKKSISFSITSTSPQVLNSVKTSENRLIFAGTSGSTDNKIGRINYVGQVGCILKGGTLTVKADKLFIDKADEVVIRIALATNFKNYKELSENPFQKSEAVLEKASQKNYATAYQNHVSAYQKYFNRVSLNLGDSPQSKKTTDVRIKEFNASYDPQLVALYFQFGRYLLVSSSQPGNQPANLQGIWNHKLSPPWDSKYTVNINTEMNYWPAETTNLSEMHQPLFSMLKDLAVTGQESAKEMYHARGWNLHHNTDLWRITGIVDGGFYGMWPMGGAWLTQHLWQHYLYTGDTAFLKEYYPVMKGAAQFYLDVLQEEPEKKWLVVSPSISPENTYQGGVGVSAGTTMDNQLVFDVFNNIINACKVLETDRNFADSVAVALKRLPPMQIGQHSQLQEWLHDWDKLNDKHRHISHLYGLFPSGQLSPLRTPELVEAAKNTLISRGDVSTGWSMGWKVNWWARLLDGNKAFKLIKDQLRPAPMESKGESGGTYPNLFDAHPPFQIDGNFGCTAGISEMLLQSYDGVVHLLPALPDEWEKGNVAGLKAQGGFEIGEMKWDKGKIISVTIKSNLGGNLRLRSHSKLKGKGLTFAKGENPNSFFKIPDIQNPIISAKAKLIGIKSPKVFEYDIKMEKGGSCTFYAEE; this is encoded by the coding sequence ATGAAAATAATAAAATATAAAAGAGTAGCCGGATTCCTTTTCTTCATGTTGTTTGCAATCCAGTTAAATGCTCAGAAACTAATCCTGAAATACGACAAACCAGCATCCAATTGGAACGAAGCGCTTCCTATTGGAAACGGACGTTTAGGAGCCATGATTTTTGGAAATCCGCAAAAAGAAGAATTACAGCTAAATGAAGAAACCATTTGGGCAGGTGAACCCGGGAATAATGTGCCTAAAAATACCTTTGGTAATATTGAGGCTATTCGAAAACTGATTTTCGATAAAAAATATAAGGAAGCTCAAGACCTTTCTAATGAGACTTTTCCAAGACAGGCTCCAAAAGATTTAAATTATGGAATGCCCTATCAAACCGCTGGAAGTGTATGGTTTGATTTTCCTGAACATGAAAAGTTTTCTAATTATAAAAGGGATTTGGATATAGAAAATGCGGTTACTTCCGTCAGTTATAAAGTAAATGGCATCTCTTATAAAAGAGAAATTTTAGCTTCTTTTTCTGATGATGTTATTATAGTAAAACTGACTGCAGACAAGAAAAAAAGTATAAGTTTTTCCATAACTTCTACAAGTCCGCAGGTATTAAACTCTGTAAAAACATCAGAAAACAGATTAATTTTCGCAGGAACTTCTGGGAGCACTGATAATAAAATTGGAAGAATAAACTATGTTGGTCAAGTCGGCTGCATTTTAAAAGGAGGAACTTTAACTGTAAAAGCAGACAAACTTTTTATTGATAAAGCAGATGAGGTTGTAATCCGGATTGCACTGGCTACTAACTTTAAAAATTATAAAGAACTCTCAGAAAATCCGTTTCAGAAATCAGAAGCTGTTTTAGAAAAAGCATCTCAGAAAAACTATGCGACAGCTTATCAAAATCATGTTTCGGCTTATCAGAAATACTTTAATAGAGTTTCGTTGAATCTTGGAGATTCGCCCCAGTCAAAAAAAACAACTGATGTAAGGATTAAAGAATTCAATGCAAGTTATGATCCGCAGCTGGTGGCGCTTTATTTCCAGTTTGGAAGATATCTGCTTGTTTCCAGTTCGCAGCCCGGGAACCAGCCAGCGAATCTTCAGGGAATTTGGAATCATAAATTAAGTCCGCCTTGGGATAGCAAATACACGGTAAATATTAATACCGAGATGAATTACTGGCCTGCTGAAACAACCAATTTAAGCGAGATGCATCAGCCTCTTTTCAGTATGCTAAAAGATTTAGCCGTAACGGGACAGGAAAGTGCAAAAGAAATGTATCATGCCAGAGGCTGGAACCTGCATCATAATACCGATTTATGGCGAATAACAGGCATAGTAGATGGCGGATTTTATGGAATGTGGCCTATGGGCGGGGCTTGGTTAACACAGCATTTATGGCAACATTATCTTTATACGGGAGATACAGCATTTTTAAAAGAATATTACCCGGTTATGAAAGGAGCAGCGCAGTTTTACCTTGATGTACTGCAGGAAGAACCGGAGAAAAAATGGCTAGTGGTATCTCCATCCATTTCTCCTGAAAATACGTATCAAGGCGGTGTTGGGGTTTCTGCAGGAACTACAATGGACAATCAATTGGTCTTTGATGTATTTAATAATATAATCAATGCTTGTAAAGTATTGGAAACTGACAGGAATTTTGCTGATTCTGTTGCTGTAGCTTTAAAGCGATTACCGCCTATGCAGATAGGACAACATTCGCAATTACAGGAATGGCTGCACGATTGGGATAAGCTAAATGATAAACACAGACATATTTCGCATTTGTACGGATTGTTTCCTTCTGGTCAGTTATCTCCGTTAAGAACGCCGGAACTGGTTGAAGCGGCAAAAAATACTTTAATATCCAGAGGAGATGTTTCTACCGGCTGGTCAATGGGTTGGAAAGTAAATTGGTGGGCGCGATTATTGGACGGTAATAAAGCTTTTAAATTGATTAAAGATCAGCTTCGTCCGGCACCAATGGAAAGCAAAGGAGAATCGGGCGGTACTTATCCAAACCTTTTTGATGCACATCCGCCATTTCAAATCGATGGAAATTTTGGCTGTACCGCTGGTATATCCGAAATGCTCTTGCAAAGTTATGATGGTGTAGTTCATTTATTACCAGCTTTGCCGGATGAATGGGAAAAAGGAAATGTTGCAGGATTGAAAGCTCAGGGCGGTTTTGAAATTGGAGAAATGAAATGGGATAAAGGAAAAATTATTTCAGTAACAATAAAATCAAATCTTGGAGGAAATCTTCGTTTGAGAAGCCATTCAAAACTAAAAGGGAAAGGTTTGACATTTGCTAAAGGTGAAAATCCGAATTCCTTTTTCAAAATTCCGGACATACAGAATCCAATTATTTCGGCGAAAGCGAAACTAATTGGTATAAAAAGTCCAAAAGTTTTTGAATATGATATCAAAATGGAAAAAGGAGGTAGTTGTACTTTTTATGCCGAGGAATAA
- a CDS encoding pectate lyase, giving the protein MHKKLTGTVLGIFYTYSILSFVPADKWLDNKDKFINKEPITEEAFAFPGAEGGGSKTTGGRGGKVIKVTSLEDTDKPGTLRYAINQKGPRIVVFDISGTIYLKSALHIKNSDITIAGQTAPGDGICVAHYDVSVSADNVILRYLRFRMGDVNKIEADALGGRFQKNVIIDHCSVSWSTDECVSFYQNENFTLQWCIISEALKNSFHAKGSHGYGGIWGGKNATFHHNLVASNDSRNPRLGEYANHEFALTDLVDLRNNVIYNWGGNSCYGGEAMNVNIVNCYYKPGPATVKKDRIVSIDKNTKANISPNPVYNIWGKYYIDGNVIEGSPQTTKDNWTYGVFNQFSPGYGVVSDADKNAIKQNKPHNALPVTTHTAQKAYDLVLKYAGASLVRDAIDIRIINDVKSGKVTIKDGGNGSKNGIIDSQNAVGGWPNLSSGIVLKDTDNDGMPDEWEKSNGLNPVKNDAKEHNLSTAYDNIEVYINSIAAQQTEEQLKL; this is encoded by the coding sequence ATGCATAAAAAACTAACCGGCACTGTATTAGGAATATTTTATACTTACAGTATATTATCTTTTGTACCTGCTGATAAATGGCTTGACAATAAAGATAAATTCATAAATAAAGAACCAATAACAGAGGAAGCTTTTGCTTTTCCGGGTGCAGAGGGCGGAGGTTCTAAGACAACTGGTGGAAGAGGCGGAAAAGTAATCAAAGTGACTTCTTTAGAAGATACAGATAAACCGGGTACTTTGCGATATGCCATCAACCAAAAAGGACCAAGAATTGTAGTTTTTGATATCAGTGGGACAATTTATTTAAAGTCAGCGCTGCATATTAAAAACAGTGATATAACCATTGCAGGTCAGACGGCACCTGGGGATGGTATTTGTGTGGCGCACTACGATGTAAGTGTCAGCGCTGATAATGTCATACTGCGTTACCTTCGTTTCCGAATGGGAGATGTAAACAAAATTGAAGCGGATGCTCTTGGAGGACGTTTTCAAAAGAATGTCATCATAGATCATTGTTCCGTAAGCTGGTCAACAGATGAATGTGTTTCTTTTTATCAGAATGAAAATTTTACGTTGCAATGGTGCATCATTTCAGAAGCTTTAAAAAACTCTTTTCATGCTAAAGGATCTCATGGATACGGAGGGATCTGGGGCGGTAAAAATGCCACTTTCCATCATAATCTAGTGGCTAGTAATGACAGTCGTAATCCTCGTTTGGGCGAATATGCCAATCATGAATTTGCACTTACCGATTTAGTCGATTTACGTAATAATGTAATTTACAATTGGGGAGGCAATAGTTGTTACGGAGGAGAAGCCATGAATGTCAATATCGTAAATTGTTATTATAAACCAGGACCAGCTACTGTAAAAAAGGATCGCATTGTTTCGATCGATAAAAATACAAAAGCGAATATTTCTCCCAATCCTGTATATAATATTTGGGGAAAATATTACATCGATGGAAATGTAATCGAAGGATCTCCACAAACTACAAAGGATAATTGGACCTATGGTGTTTTCAATCAATTTTCCCCTGGTTATGGAGTAGTTTCGGATGCAGATAAAAATGCAATTAAACAAAATAAACCTCATAACGCTTTGCCTGTTACGACTCATACAGCTCAAAAAGCGTATGATTTAGTACTAAAATATGCCGGAGCCTCTTTGGTTCGCGATGCAATTGATATTCGTATCATCAATGATGTGAAAAGCGGTAAAGTAACGATTAAGGATGGAGGAAATGGCAGTAAAAATGGCATCATAGACAGTCAGAATGCTGTAGGTGGCTGGCCGAATTTATCTTCCGGTATTGTTTTAAAAGATACTGATAATGACGGAATGCCAGATGAATGGGAAAAAAGTAATGGCCTTAACCCTGTAAAAAATGATGCTAAAGAACATAATCTCAGCACGGCATACGATAATATTGAAGTCTATATAAATAGCATAGCAGCTCAACAGACCGAAGAGCAGTTAAAATTATAA
- a CDS encoding DUF5123 domain-containing protein, protein MKKNIILGLFSLLALVFVSCEKDYNDWDVEEGHERLFKSLIFEVSKVASTQVELKFTKSIDATKYIFEFSKDSLLFNQIVKTVELSSASLIPFATSTNQTKVEYRELFSELDGDSGYSVRMKSVNETTGLESKLSQIFFRTPAEQLFKGYTPAANNLTVNWTISPRVTKVILYDQAGVSIREISLTDQQKTTGSLVIDNLAIGTNYVVKILNESNVRGSLNVRTTGIFESTIYNVLPADNATTIGAAISGLVASGSKNFTIVFDKNTTYNIGGDITIPTGVNDIAFVGVADSNGVLPKLLNARFRVQTQINDLIIQYLNTTSAAAFFIDLGTKNVHNINIDGCEIDNINSIVRLSGTSVVNDVNVVNSKISRTGGYGVFNVAAGQVINSITAQNCTLTEISTRFADVRVATKINFSNITCVNITTAMGHLWLFDNAKPVQLTIQNMIIGGPNGGAKINSTNGTYASIPISYTGSYMTKDLIVDARPLTGITAVPLDVYGLFVNPALGDFHIKEGTGFAGTGVAGDKRWF, encoded by the coding sequence ATGAAAAAAAATATAATATTAGGATTATTTTCTTTGCTTGCTTTAGTATTCGTAAGCTGCGAAAAAGATTATAACGATTGGGATGTAGAGGAGGGACATGAACGTCTTTTTAAATCTTTAATTTTTGAAGTCTCTAAAGTAGCATCTACTCAAGTAGAATTAAAATTCACAAAATCTATAGACGCTACTAAATATATATTTGAATTTAGTAAAGATAGTTTGCTATTCAATCAAATTGTAAAAACGGTGGAATTATCAAGTGCTAGTTTGATTCCTTTTGCCACTTCTACCAATCAGACTAAAGTAGAATACCGTGAGTTATTTAGTGAACTAGATGGAGATTCAGGTTATTCGGTTCGTATGAAAAGTGTTAATGAAACAACAGGGCTTGAATCTAAATTAAGCCAGATTTTTTTTAGAACTCCAGCGGAGCAATTATTTAAAGGTTATACTCCAGCGGCAAATAATTTAACTGTTAACTGGACTATTTCTCCAAGGGTTACTAAAGTAATTTTATACGATCAGGCAGGAGTAAGTATTAGAGAAATATCTTTAACAGATCAGCAGAAAACAACTGGTTCTTTAGTCATTGATAATTTGGCTATTGGAACGAATTACGTTGTAAAGATTCTTAACGAGTCAAATGTAAGAGGTTCATTGAACGTGAGAACTACAGGTATATTTGAAAGTACGATTTACAATGTACTGCCTGCTGATAATGCAACTACAATTGGAGCGGCTATTAGCGGTTTGGTAGCTTCGGGTTCTAAAAATTTTACCATTGTTTTCGATAAAAATACAACTTATAACATTGGTGGAGATATCACTATTCCGACAGGAGTTAATGATATTGCTTTTGTGGGTGTTGCCGATTCTAACGGTGTCCTGCCAAAATTATTGAATGCACGTTTTAGAGTACAAACACAGATTAATGATTTAATTATTCAATATCTGAACACCACTTCTGCAGCAGCATTTTTTATTGATTTAGGAACCAAAAATGTACACAACATTAATATTGATGGTTGCGAAATAGATAATATCAACTCTATAGTACGTTTAAGCGGTACTTCTGTAGTAAATGATGTGAATGTCGTAAATAGCAAGATTTCTAGAACAGGAGGTTACGGTGTATTTAACGTAGCAGCAGGACAGGTTATCAATTCGATTACAGCTCAAAATTGTACTCTAACAGAAATCAGTACTCGTTTTGCGGATGTTCGTGTGGCAACAAAAATCAATTTTTCGAATATTACCTGCGTTAATATTACAACTGCAATGGGACATTTATGGCTTTTTGATAATGCAAAACCAGTACAGTTGACGATTCAGAATATGATTATTGGAGGTCCAAACGGGGGTGCTAAAATTAATAGTACCAACGGAACATATGCAAGTATTCCAATTTCATACACAGGAAGTTATATGACAAAAGATTTAATTGTCGATGCCAGACCTCTTACAGGTATAACAGCAGTTCCGTTAGATGTCTACGGTTTATTTGTAAATCCTGCTCTTGGTGATTTCCACATAAAAGAAGGTACAGGTTTCGCCGGTACAGGCGTAGCAGGAGATAAGAGATGGTTTTAA
- a CDS encoding RagB/SusD family nutrient uptake outer membrane protein: MKKYIYTAFVLLALGTVSCNEDFLETTSPSKLSSQTVFNTTSMAKAAVMGVYGKMTDTYIYGQKLSVNWQGVSDIETNSGFTTTGYNSTSSDSGAGNFYDDPYNTTTKWESLFQFAELASTAVDGIRNSPIYESKANEMKPLLGEALTLKALAYFELVRFWGDIPYKGEPSKSDLSNVYIGKTDRDVVYAELVKDLTEAVGYLPYLKMAPEYTTAERISKAFAKGLLARVALFAGGWSLHDGNLFSDENVEHHPTMQAENGYYVGRVKNWRDYYQIAAQQTAEILGSSEHQHSLDPNYENIWKTVCNLGQNASNENLFEVAFGLGNNGDIGSLMGYEVASNTKYGSRGFGGSYVSSQAYYFYSFDPDDLRRDTTLSWTSYGSENKETMKTDALSVSFAKWRLDWMNPSYLTLHKTANSRIATGVNWIIMRYSDIYLMFAEAESQLSSPDNFNSVARMTPRQALETVRMRAFGANSSKVKQYDADFFNAIVNERAWEFGCEAIRKHDLVRWGLLYDKIETMKKTLCLMLDNKQAVTIFDKTYQASDFPQTIYYKFKNAEYIDKSSINYYRNLGASPGPEYLSASWFTKNAQKPTSGTNKNYIDWPTRVLLAATGINKSYDYSSFLSSMTNGGEIQSNLVQYTMGNKSCNYRHYFCIYYEDLFESKGNLTNSFGY; the protein is encoded by the coding sequence ATGAAAAAATATATTTATACTGCATTTGTTCTTCTTGCCTTAGGAACCGTTTCCTGCAATGAGGACTTTTTAGAAACCACTTCGCCTTCAAAATTAAGTTCACAAACGGTTTTCAATACTACTTCAATGGCTAAAGCTGCCGTGATGGGAGTGTATGGAAAAATGACGGATACTTACATTTATGGACAAAAATTGTCTGTAAACTGGCAGGGAGTGAGCGATATTGAAACCAATTCCGGATTTACCACAACAGGATATAACTCAACAAGTTCTGATTCCGGAGCGGGCAACTTTTATGATGATCCTTATAACACTACGACCAAATGGGAGAGTTTGTTTCAGTTCGCTGAATTGGCTTCCACTGCTGTAGATGGTATTCGCAATTCTCCTATTTACGAATCCAAAGCAAACGAAATGAAACCGCTTTTAGGTGAAGCCTTAACCCTTAAAGCTCTTGCTTATTTTGAATTGGTTAGATTTTGGGGTGATATCCCTTATAAAGGTGAACCATCAAAATCGGATCTTTCTAATGTTTATATTGGCAAAACAGACAGAGATGTCGTTTACGCAGAACTGGTAAAAGATTTAACAGAAGCTGTAGGATACCTGCCATACCTTAAAATGGCACCGGAATATACTACAGCAGAACGTATTTCTAAGGCTTTCGCCAAAGGATTGTTAGCGAGAGTAGCATTATTTGCAGGAGGATGGTCACTGCATGATGGTAATCTTTTCTCCGATGAAAATGTAGAACATCATCCAACCATGCAGGCTGAAAATGGATATTATGTGGGACGTGTTAAAAACTGGCGTGATTATTATCAGATTGCGGCACAGCAAACTGCAGAAATCTTAGGAAGTTCAGAACATCAGCATTCTTTAGATCCTAATTATGAAAATATCTGGAAAACAGTTTGCAATCTAGGGCAGAATGCTTCAAATGAAAACTTATTCGAGGTGGCTTTTGGTCTAGGGAATAATGGAGATATTGGGTCGTTAATGGGCTATGAAGTAGCTTCTAATACCAAATACGGTTCAAGAGGTTTTGGAGGAAGTTATGTGAGTTCACAGGCCTATTATTTTTATTCTTTTGACCCAGATGATTTACGCAGGGATACTACTTTGTCCTGGACCAGCTACGGAAGCGAAAACAAAGAGACAATGAAAACAGATGCTCTTAGTGTTAGTTTTGCAAAATGGCGTCTTGACTGGATGAACCCTTCATATTTGACTTTGCATAAAACAGCGAATTCCCGTATTGCCACTGGGGTAAATTGGATTATAATGCGTTATTCTGATATTTATTTGATGTTTGCCGAAGCAGAAAGCCAGCTGTCAAGCCCCGATAATTTTAATTCAGTGGCAAGAATGACACCGCGTCAGGCTTTGGAAACTGTTAGAATGCGTGCTTTTGGAGCAAATTCATCGAAAGTAAAACAATATGATGCTGATTTCTTTAATGCCATTGTGAATGAGCGTGCATGGGAATTCGGTTGTGAAGCTATCCGTAAACATGATTTGGTAAGATGGGGACTATTATACGATAAAATTGAAACCATGAAAAAAACATTGTGTTTAATGCTGGACAATAAACAAGCAGTTACCATTTTTGACAAAACGTATCAGGCATCTGACTTTCCACAGACAATTTATTACAAGTTCAAGAATGCAGAATATATTGATAAGAGTTCGATTAATTATTATAGAAATTTAGGAGCCAGCCCTGGACCGGAATATTTATCAGCTTCCTGGTTTACGAAAAATGCGCAGAAACCAACCAGCGGAACCAATAAAAATTATATTGACTGGCCAACCCGTGTTTTATTGGCGGCTACCGGTATTAATAAATCGTATGATTATTCTAGCTTCTTAAGTTCTATGACTAATGGAGGAGAGATTCAATCCAATTTGGTGCAATACACTATGGGAAATAAAAGCTGTAATTACAGACATTATTTCTGTATTTATTATGAAGATTTATTTGAGTCTAAAGGTAATTTAACGAACTCTTTTGGATACTAA